A portion of the Falco naumanni isolate bFalNau1 chromosome 9, bFalNau1.pat, whole genome shotgun sequence genome contains these proteins:
- the TLX1 gene encoding LOW QUALITY PROTEIN: T-cell leukemia homeobox protein 1 (The sequence of the model RefSeq protein was modified relative to this genomic sequence to represent the inferred CDS: inserted 2 bases in 1 codon): MEHLGAHHLHQGQAEPISFGIDQILNTSEPGSCMVSHPRLQDSADYGLGCIVGSAYNTVTGGYGASGGAAGAYTGTSCSMGGLPGSYNVNMAVSMNGNTLSSAGXGVIRVPAHRPVAGGVHQPLSAAVPAVNGMNSLTGLTFPWMESNRRYTKDRFTGHPYQNRTPPKKKKPRTSFTRLQICELEKRFHRQKYLASAERAALAKALKMTDAQVKTWFQNRRTKWRRQTAEEREAERQQANRILMQLQQEAFQKTINQPIQADPICVHNSSLFALQNLQPWSDDSTKITSVTTVASACE, encoded by the exons ATGGAGCACCTCGGTGCTCACCACCTGCACCAAGGCCAAGCCGAGCCCATCAGCTTCGGCATCGACCAGATCCTCAACACGTCGGAGCCGGGCAGCTGCATGGTGTCGCACCCGCGGCTGCAGGACTCGGCGGATTACGGGCTGGGCTGCATCGTGGGCAGCGCCTACAATACGGTCACGGGTGGCTAcggggcgagcggcggcgcggccggcgcCTACACCGGTACCTCCTGCAGCATGGGCGGCCTGCCCGGCTCCTACAACGTGAACATGGCGGTGAGCATGAACGGCAACACCTTGAGCTCGGCCGG GGGGGTGATCCGCGTCCCGGCCCATCGCCCGGTGGCCGGCGGCGTGCACCAGCCCCTCTCCGCCGCCGTGCCGGCGGTGAACGGCATGAACAGTCTCACGGGGCTCACCTTTCCCTGGATGGAGAGCAACAGGCGGTACACAAAAGACAGATTCACAG GTCACCCCTACCAGAACCGCACACCCCCCAAGAAGAAGAAGCCGCGCACCTCCTTCACCCGACTGCAGATCTGCGAGCTGGAGAAGCGCTTCCACCGGCAGAAGTACCTGGCCTCGGCTGAGCGCGCTGCCCTGGCCAAGGCCCTCAAGATGACGGACGCCCAGGTGAAGACCTGGTTCCAGAACCGGCGCACCAAATGGAG GAGGCAGACAGCAGAGGAGCGGGAGGCTGAGCGGCAGCAAGCGAACCGCATCCtcatgcagctgcagcaggaggccTTCCAAAAAACCATCAACCAGCCCATCCAAGCCGACCCCATCTGCGTCCACAACTCCTCTCTCTTCGCCCTCCAGAACCTCCAGCCTTGGTCTGACGACTCCACCAAGATCACCAGTGTCACCACCGTCGCCTCTGCTTGCGAATAA